A DNA window from Loxodonta africana isolate mLoxAfr1 chromosome 7, mLoxAfr1.hap2, whole genome shotgun sequence contains the following coding sequences:
- the LOC100662672 gene encoding olfactory receptor 4B1-like, with protein sequence MQLMASTNNVTELILTGLFQDPEVQRVCFVVFLPVYLATVVGNGLIVLTVSVSKSLHSPMYFFLSYLSLVEISYSSTVVPKFITDLMTKIKTISLKGCLAQIFFFHFLGVTETVLLVVMAYDRYVAICKPLHYMKIMSRRLCHVLVAGSWLGGFLHSIIQVLITIQLPFCGPNIIDHYFCDLQPLFKLACTDTFVEGVSVLANSGLIALCSFFILVSSYIVILVNLRNHSAEGRRKALSTCASHITVVVLFFGPATFLYLRPSSTFTEDKLVAVFYTVITPMLNPIIYTLRNAEVKVAMRKLWGKKKNSVVERKWECNK encoded by the coding sequence ATGCAACTCATGGCCAGTACAAATAATGTAACTGAGTTAATTCTCACTGGCCTTTTCCAGGATCCAGAGGTACAGAGAGTGTGCTTTGTGGTGTTCCTTCCTGTGTACTTGGCAACAGTGGTGGGCAATGGCCTCATCGTGTTGACAGTCAGTGTCAGCAAGAGTCTGCattcccccatgtacttcttccttagcTACCTGTCCCTGGTGGAGATCAGTTATTCCTCCACTGTTGTCCCTAAGTTCATCACAGACTTAATGACCAAGATTAAAACCATTTCCCTGAAGGGTTGTCTGGCTCAGATATTTTTCTTCCACTTCTTGGGGGTCACTGAGACCGTTTTGCTTGTGGTGATGGCTTATGACCGCtacgtggccatctgcaagccccttcATTATATGAAGATTATGAGCCGTCGACTATGTCATGTACTAGTGGCTGGTTCCTGGCTGGGGGGCTTTTTACACTCCATAATTCAGGTTCTTATCACCATCCAAttgcccttctgtggccccaacaTAATTGACCACTACTTCTGTGACCTTCAGCCGTTATTCAAGCTTGCCTGCACTGACACGTTTGTGGAGGGGGTCAGTGTATTAGCCAACAGTGGCTTAATTGCCTTGTGCTCCTTCTTCATCTTGGTATCCTCCTATATTGTCATCTTGGTCAACTTGAGGAACCATTCTGCAGAGGGGAGGCGCAAAGCCCTCTCTACATGTGCCTCCCACATCACAGTGGTCGTCTTGTTCTTTGGACCTGCCACGTTCCTCTACTTGCGGCCCTCTTCTACTTTCACTGAAGATAAACTAGTGGCCGTGTTCTACACAGTCATCACTCCTATGCTGAACCCCATCATCTACACACTCAGAAATGCAGAGGTGAAAGTTGCTATGAGGAAGTTGTGGGGCAAGAAGAAGAACTCAGTGGTGGAGAGAAAATGGGAatgtaataaataa